The genome window CTTCACAGAATCCGGCCGGTTTTCTATTTTTGCCAATCTGGCTAATTTTAATGCTTCTCCTTCCTGGTAGGGCCCGATTACTTCTTCCATGTCCGCATTAAATATGGATGTCACCTGTACCGGAAGTTGTTCCTGGGTATAGAATTTACTATCAAAAGGCACATGTGAATTCAGGTTAACAAATTGTTGCGGGTTTTCTGCCTTTTCAAAATCAGGTTTGATCTTTTCTATCCATTGATCAGCAGCTGCCCTGTCTTCATCAGATGGAACAATATTGAATACAACATATTCTATATCGCGTGATGCATCCTGCTGCCACTGCCCTTTATTCTCATCATAATATTTTTTCAGATCGGTATTATTCACTTTTACGGCACTATCCGGAACCGAACTGTATTGTTTCACCATAAAATCAAAATCAACCTTCTTATTGACCTCAAGATTTTCGTTATTTACCATAAAACCGGGAGCATAAATCCCCCTTGAAACCAGATTATCATACTTTTGCGCATAACGGTTATTCATCAGTTCTTTTTCCAATATAACCCATTGGCGTGCAGCATCAGGATATAAATTTTTATTCTTAAGAAATTCCATCAACCGGGAGCGGCTAAAAGCACCTGTCTGAGGATCTGTAAAATCAGGGATCTGCCGGATCATCGGATCAGGATTGGCCCCCTGTACGAGGTCGAACAACTCTTCCGGAGATACCGTTAAGCCTATTTTTTCATATTCCTGCTCAGCCACTACTCCGCTAATCATAAATTGCCAGGCCTGTTCCCGTACCATATCCATCATACGCTCATCCAAACTGCTTTGTCCGGTACTTTGTTGATACCTGTTGGTCATCTCAGCAATTCTCTGCTCATAATCCTGATAAGTAAGTTTTTTCTTTCCAACTTCAGCCACATCAGAATTTCGTGATCCGTTCCTGGGAATAAAATCACCCAAAATAAATGCAACTAATGCTGCACCGATCACTACAGACACGATTACACCGCCCTTGTTCCTAATAGTCTCTAATACTGCCATATAAATGGTTGTTTTTTAACAATAATCAAAATTTTAAAGGCACGAAGATATTAAAAATAGGGATATAAAAACAAAAAATATGCATAATATAGTACTTTTATTTCGTACATTAATGGCATTTGCATGCTTGTATCACGATTCAGGACGATAAATTGAAATCATAAATCTTGATTCTACAAACTCAATGATCTGTCCGAAAAAATCAAAAAATTCATGCCGGAAATCATCATAATGAGCTTCCATTACACTGATTGCATATTCTGTTTCGTTAGGTAACGAAGTCCTTTTTGACATTGCGTCCAACACATCTCGGATTCCCTCAATTGTCGCATAACGTTCAATCCACCGTTCATTCATGAATCCGGGGAGGTAATTCTGTAACCTTTCAGGCAGGATATCAAAATTATTCAACATCACATTATGCATTTTATTTACATAGTCATGTAATGAAAGATCACTGAAATCACTCCAGTTTTTTGCGAGGTAGTGATCATACAATATATCAATAATTACCCCTGAATATTTTGAATAACGGGATTGAAACCGGCTGGAACTCTGGTGTACAATAGGGTGTCGGTCTGTAAATGAATCAATATTTCGATGCAATAAAATCCCTGTCCGGATATCTTCAGAATATTTGAGGTAATCACTCCCCTTTACCCAATCTCCTAAAAAATTCCCGATTTTAATATCATCATTATCGCCTGACAAATATGTATGCGCCAGATAATTCATTAACCAACCATCATCATTTTATATTTTTTATGATTTGCTTTTTATCACTGAAGATACGGACAAGAATGGATAAAAGGATATAAATCAAAATAACCAGAGCCAATCCTGCCCAATGAAAAAATACCAGGACCAGTATGGAGAAAATTAAAAAGACATAACGGACCTGATTGGCTTTCCAGCCAAATGTTTTAAATTTGAGCGAGAACAAAGGCAATTCTGCCACCAACAAGTATGAGAAAATAACGGTTATAGCCAACAGGAAATACATGTTGCCTGTAAAAGATGCGATCCATCCGTCTCCCTGTACAGTAAATGATAAGGCACAGATAAAAAGCGCATTGGCTGGCGTCGGCAAACCTATGAATGAATCCGTTTGCCGGGTATCAATATTAAAATTGGCTAGCCTGAGTGCGGAAAAAACAGCAATGATATATCCCAGCATTGAAATCATCCATCCACAACTAAACATGTCTGTCGAAAAACCCTGAAGAGTAACCGAAGAGATAAGTAATGCAGACATAATTGCAGCCGGGGCCACTCCAAAACTGACTACATCTGCCAATGAATCTAACTCTTTCCCTATATCGGAATACGCTTTTAACCAACGTGCGGTAAAGCCATCAAAAAAATCAAATACGGCCGCCGCAAAAATAAAATAACAAGCCATGTCCAATCTTCCGTTCAAGGCCATAACAATAGATAAACAACCCGAAAATAAATTAAGGCATGTAATTCCATTAGGAATATGTTTCAAAAAAGATTTTTCAGACATCTTAACTATTTATTTAGATTTTTTACAAATATAGTGAAAGGTGAGAGCAATTGTAGAAAGCTTGCTTTAGAAAAATTGCCGAACCGTATCCTATATTATGCAAATATAACAGAATTTTAGTTTTTCCGGTTAAAAGGATGATAAGATTACGTTGCAGATTAATTGAAAGGCATTTTAAATATTCCAGGTAAGCTGTAATGATTTATTATGATTTTCCTATAATGGATAATATGAAGGAAATACCTGTATTTATTGGATGAGTACTTCCCTTACGAACTTATTCATTTCTTAAGTCACTTTTTTTTTCTAACTTTATCCCCATTTTGCGAGTATAATATCCATATTGATGCTCGGAAGGATAAGATATAAGGAATAATCATATATGCAAGATCATATAAAGCAGTTAGAAGAAGAAAATAAGGCTTTAAAAGAGCAATTATCCTGGTATAGGAACGCTACTGTCGATGATAAGGAAACGCTTTCTGATCCGATGGATATTACCCATATCCGTCTAACTGATATTATTCCTTTAGATCACCTTCAATCATTGCAGGATCAGTTTTCCTTAGCTAACGGTGTAACATCCGTTATTGTTGGTATCAATGGGGATCCGATCACGAAAATGAGTAATTACAGCGATGTTTGTACATCTAAGTTATATGCCGGGGAAGATTGTTATGTGGAAGAAAGGATCGTACATGAAATAGTTCCTAAAGGACACCCATGCAGGTTGATTGACGCCAAGGCTCCTATTTTCATCGGGGAAAAACACATTGCTGACTGGAAAATCGGGATGTGTGGATTTGGCGGATCCATAGCCCCATTCATGAAAGTTGCCGCCGGAAATGATGAAACTTATGCCGGACTTTTTCCAAAATTACAAGACGAAATTCAGGAGCATTTTAAGAATATATGCTGTATGTTGGAAATCATGGCCAACGAAATATCCAGCATTGGCTATAATAACCTGAAATTAACGCACGAATTACTGAAAGATAAAGAGAATAAAGAAAGGATAGCAGAAAGTGAAAATACCATCAGGAGCATTTTCGATCATTCACTTGATGGTATCATCCTAACAGATACCGATGGCATTATACGGGAATGGAGTTCGGGATTTACCTTATTGACAGGAGTGGATAAGGAAGAAGCCATCGGGCATTTACTCTGGGATATAGTTGAGTCCCTGTTGACCAATGATCATCTGGATGAAGAAATGACAAAGCTTCGAACTGAGGTAAATTCAGTCATAGATGAAATGAAATCCATCACACTGCTTCACCCCATCAAGCATAAACAAAGCGGTGAACAAAGAATGCTTCAGATATTGTATTTTCCTGTGAAAATTCCCGGAAAAAAAACAATGATGGGAGCGATAAGCCGTGATATTACTGATGAAGAAGCAGCAAAAAAACTAATTGTACAAAACGAAATAAAACTAACTGAAAATAATGCCCTTCTGAAAAGCATTATGCAGACCATATCAGCGCCGCTATATGTGAAAGATAAAGAAGGGTATTATACTGATTGTAACAGTGCATTCTTAAATTCTTTCGGTCTATCCAGGGAACAAGTCATCGGAAAGACCGTTGAAGATGTTTTTCCAATGAATGCAGAAGAAATCAGACGTATCGATGAACAATTGATGACAGATATCAACGAGCATCAAATTGAGACATTGATGGAGACTGGTTCCGGATTACATGATTTCCTGGCCTATCGTGGGGCTATTCGCAATAAAGACAATGAAAAGACAGGTGTTGTAGGGGCCTTAATAGATGTTACTGCATTAAAGAATGCGGAAAGTGCATTGTTGAATGAAAAAAACCGGCTGGAATCCTTATTAAGAAACTTCCCCAATGGTTGTATGTTCAGTTTCAGCATGGATATACAAACCCAGGAAACACATATCACATACCTGGGAGATACATGGGAAAAGTTAACCAATGTACCCAAAGAAGCTGCTATGAAAGGAAGTATTTTTGATGCATTTTCAAAAATCTATCCTGAAGATTTTTCCCGTTTTGAGGAAACAGTCAAAAGAAGCGCTGCTTCATTGGTTAATTTCGATGAGGAGGTCCGTTTCCGGTTTTCCGATGAAAAAACGATCTGGCTCCAGTTATCCTCAAGTCCTCGTAAAGATAGGGATATGATACTATGGGATGGTTTTGCTCTGAACATCACCGAGCGAAAAGAGTCGGAAAAAGAATTGTTTATGGAAAAGGAGCGGCTCCAATCCCTTGGGAATAATTTTCCAAACGGATCCCTTTTCACACTCGCATATGAGCCCGGAACAAAGAAAATGGGTTTCCATTATTTAGGCGGAACCTGGGAAAAAATATCAGGAATAACAGCAGAAAAAGCACAGGATGACATTTCTGTGGTATTTGACAATGTTTACCAGGAGGATCTTCCCGGGTTAATGAGCGGCATTCAGGAAAGCCTGGAAACATTGACCAATATCGACTTATCCATTCGTTACCATCATCCTGACGGCTCTACAAAATGGATACAGATAGCATCTCACCCTCATCCGGAAGGTGAGGTTATTTTCTCCGACGGGTTTCTTTTTGATATCACCAGCCGTAAAGAAGCAGAAAAGGAATTATTAACGGAAAAAGACAGGCTTCAGTCACTGGGAGACAATTTCCCCGGAGGATGTCTATTCCGTTTTGTACTCAATAAAGCAACTCAGAAAAAAGAATTTACCTATTTGAGCGGCTCCTGGGAAGACTTGACCAATATCCCCCAGGCAGTTGCTTTCCAGGATTCTACCAATATCTTCTCTAAAATACATCCGGATGATCTGGAAATGTTCCGTCATGATTTCTACGGTGCTTTAGAAACACTGGATTATCTCAACTTAGAGTTCCGGATTCTTTATACTGAAGAAGACATTCGCTGGATACAAATTTCCACACATCCACGTACGGAAGGAAATTATACTGTGCTGGACGGCTTTTTACTTGATAT of Bacteroidales bacterium contains these proteins:
- a CDS encoding ACP phosphodiesterase; protein product: MNYLAHTYLSGDNDDIKIGNFLGDWVKGSDYLKYSEDIRTGILLHRNIDSFTDRHPIVHQSSSRFQSRYSKYSGVIIDILYDHYLAKNWSDFSDLSLHDYVNKMHNVMLNNFDILPERLQNYLPGFMNERWIERYATIEGIRDVLDAMSKRTSLPNETEYAISVMEAHYDDFRHEFFDFFGQIIEFVESRFMISIYRPES
- the pssA gene encoding CDP-diacylglycerol--serine O-phosphatidyltransferase gives rise to the protein MSEKSFLKHIPNGITCLNLFSGCLSIVMALNGRLDMACYFIFAAAVFDFFDGFTARWLKAYSDIGKELDSLADVVSFGVAPAAIMSALLISSVTLQGFSTDMFSCGWMISMLGYIIAVFSALRLANFNIDTRQTDSFIGLPTPANALFICALSFTVQGDGWIASFTGNMYFLLAITVIFSYLLVAELPLFSLKFKTFGWKANQVRYVFLIFSILVLVFFHWAGLALVILIYILLSILVRIFSDKKQIIKNIK